In a single window of the Streptomyces sp. CGMCC 4.7035 genome:
- a CDS encoding SUKH-4 family immunity protein translates to MTSEKLNMVEISYTDEILENWTLRIPGEAVYEVYRPVETLERVTVDGRDLILFGSTGVFGRLMVDVASGVVLEKLEGYSDVSLVNTSLEAFNRCLEVFAAKMPLLEIDDEEEAEEVDREIAKGLEEDVRRIDPEAYVENSFWYEIRWSVAIGDFRG, encoded by the coding sequence GGTGGAAATTTCCTATACTGATGAAATCCTGGAGAATTGGACTTTGCGTATTCCGGGAGAGGCTGTGTATGAAGTGTATCGCCCTGTCGAAACCCTGGAGCGTGTCACCGTTGATGGTCGTGACTTGATTCTTTTCGGTTCTACTGGAGTATTCGGACGCCTGATGGTTGATGTTGCCTCAGGGGTGGTACTGGAAAAGCTTGAGGGGTACTCCGACGTGAGCCTTGTGAACACATCACTCGAAGCCTTTAATCGTTGCCTTGAAGTGTTTGCTGCTAAAATGCCGCTGCTGGAAATTGATGACGAGGAAGAGGCGGAGGAGGTGGATAGGGAGATTGCTAAAGGGCTGGAAGAAGATGTGCGGCGGATCGATCCAGAGGCCTACGTTGAAAATAGTTTCTGGTATGAAATTAGGTGGAGTGTAGCGATCGGAGACTTCAGGGGCTGA